Proteins from one Romboutsia sp. CE17 genomic window:
- the queG gene encoding tRNA epoxyqueuosine(34) reductase QueG: MNKEKLKEFCSSIGLKCVGIAGVGPYYDLEKIIKQKLSNGYFTGMEEEIIEKRVNPRLIMENAKSIIVCAFPYYVDEMEESNLSKYCYGEDYHIVAKRYLQQICDFLEEEINNFEYKFFVDNGPLVDRYLAYQSGIGYFGINNNIITDEYGSYIFIGYIVNNYEFYTDNPLPKTCIKCNKCVKYCPGNAILGNFELNPRRCLSYITQKKDDLSEEEINLIKENKMVFGCDICQEVCPHNKGISITNIEEFKTNLITKLDYNEINDISNKEFKRRYGNRAFSWRGKKIIQRNIEIILEKPK, encoded by the coding sequence ATGAATAAAGAAAAATTAAAAGAATTTTGTAGTAGTATAGGTTTAAAATGTGTTGGAATAGCAGGAGTAGGGCCATACTATGATTTAGAAAAAATAATAAAGCAAAAGTTGTCAAACGGTTACTTTACAGGAATGGAAGAAGAAATAATAGAAAAGAGAGTAAACCCTAGGCTCATCATGGAAAATGCAAAATCTATAATTGTTTGTGCTTTTCCTTATTATGTAGATGAGATGGAAGAATCTAACTTATCAAAGTATTGTTATGGCGAGGATTACCATATAGTAGCAAAAAGATATTTACAGCAAATTTGTGATTTTTTAGAAGAAGAAATAAATAATTTTGAATATAAATTTTTTGTTGATAATGGTCCTCTAGTAGATAGATATCTTGCATATCAATCTGGAATAGGATATTTTGGAATAAATAATAATATAATAACAGATGAATATGGATCATATATATTTATTGGATATATAGTAAATAATTACGAGTTTTATACAGATAATCCATTACCTAAAACATGTATAAAATGTAATAAATGTGTAAAATATTGTCCGGGAAATGCTATATTAGGAAATTTTGAGTTAAATCCAAGAAGATGTTTGTCGTATATAACTCAAAAGAAGGACGATTTGTCAGAAGAAGAGATAAATCTGATAAAGGAAAATAAGATGGTTTTTGGATGTGACATATGCCAAGAAGTATGTCCTCATAATAAAGGCATATCTATAACTAATATAGAAGAATTTAAAACTAATTTAATAACAAAACTAGATTATAATGAAATAAATGACATTTCTAATAAAGAATTTAAACGAAGATATGGAAACAGAGCCTTTAGTTGGAGAGGTAAAAAAATAATACAAAGAAATATAGAAATAATTTTAGAGAAGCCTAAATAG
- a CDS encoding RusA family crossover junction endodeoxyribonuclease, with amino-acid sequence MIKLIIPGRPISKSNFKLHNIHGQAWMPSTGKHSKYLAYENMIAGYINQQYFGETIEEDLITVLKLYFPNKKMGDLHNYPKSICDGIEKSGIIKNDKQLKPVLLFDFIDKENPRVEIELYPTSEFDVSYTITQKEK; translated from the coding sequence TTGATTAAATTAATAATACCAGGTAGACCTATAAGTAAATCTAATTTCAAGCTTCATAATATACATGGTCAAGCATGGATGCCATCAACTGGTAAGCATTCTAAATACTTAGCCTATGAAAATATGATTGCAGGATATATAAATCAACAATACTTTGGTGAAACTATCGAAGAAGATCTAATAACTGTTTTAAAGCTTTATTTTCCCAATAAAAAAATGGGAGATCTTCATAACTATCCTAAAAGTATATGTGATGGCATTGAAAAAAGTGGAATAATAAAAAATGATAAACAATTAAAGCCAGTTCTTCTATTTGACTTCATAGATAAAGAGAATCCTAGAGTTGAAATAGAGTTATATCCAACATCAGAGTTTGATGTGTCTTATACTATCACTCAAAAAGAAAAATAA
- a CDS encoding aldo/keto reductase: protein MINLGNTNMKIKRVGFGGIPIQRITQEDTNLVIDELEKNGINFIDTARGYTVSEEYIGNSLVGRRQKFYIATKSMSRDYEGMKKDIEISLKNLKTDYIDLYQLHNVKIEEYETIFNEDKAFRALLEAQKEGKIKYIGITSHSIETIEKAIEDGKFDTIQFPYNIVEDQADEAFKKAHEKGIGIIVMKPLAGGALDDATLAIKYILSKEYIDVAIPGMDSIKQVKENVDVLNNLGLTEEDKEKIEDIRATLGGKFCRRCEYCLPCPLGVNIPQNFLLEGYYTRYNLKEWSKERYDSLEGKASKCISCGKCETKCPYELPIIEMLKNVCEKLEK from the coding sequence ATGATAAATCTAGGTAATACTAATATGAAAATAAAAAGAGTTGGATTTGGAGGAATACCGATACAAAGAATAACTCAAGAAGATACTAATTTAGTAATAGATGAGCTAGAAAAAAATGGTATAAACTTTATTGATACAGCTAGAGGGTATACTGTAAGTGAAGAATATATAGGGAATTCTTTAGTAGGAAGAAGACAAAAGTTTTATATAGCTACTAAAAGTATGTCTAGAGATTATGAAGGTATGAAGAAAGATATAGAAATCAGCTTAAAGAATCTTAAAACTGATTATATTGATTTATATCAGCTACATAATGTCAAAATAGAAGAATATGAAACTATATTTAATGAAGATAAAGCATTTAGAGCTTTATTAGAGGCTCAAAAAGAAGGGAAAATAAAATATATAGGTATAACTAGCCATAGTATAGAGACTATAGAAAAGGCAATAGAAGATGGTAAGTTTGATACTATTCAATTTCCGTATAATATAGTTGAGGATCAGGCTGATGAAGCTTTTAAGAAGGCTCACGAAAAAGGCATAGGTATAATTGTCATGAAACCATTAGCAGGAGGAGCATTAGATGATGCTACATTGGCTATAAAGTATATATTATCAAAAGAATATATTGATGTAGCAATACCTGGAATGGACAGTATAAAACAAGTAAAAGAAAATGTAGATGTATTAAATAACCTAGGTTTAACAGAAGAAGATAAGGAAAAAATAGAGGATATAAGAGCTACTTTAGGTGGAAAGTTTTGTAGAAGATGCGAATATTGCTTACCATGTCCTTTAGGTGTAAATATACCCCAAAATTTCCTTTTAGAAGGTTATTATACTAGATATAATTTAAAAGAATGGTCAAAGGAAAGATATGATTCACTTGAAGGCAAAGCAAGTAAATGTATATCATGTGGAAAATGTGAAACTAAATGCCCTTATGAACTTCCGATTATAGAAATGCTTAAAAATGTATGTGAAAAGTTAGAAAAATAA
- a CDS encoding deoxyribonuclease IV gives MLVIGPHISISKGFAKAAQIAVDMNANTFQFFTRNPRGGNAKAFDEKDIAKFQKIREENGFGPLLAHAPYTMNLGGAKDDVYEFARKVIKEDIERMNSLGIEYMCFHPGSHVGGGIDFGIERIINGLNEGIKGDENLTILLETMSGKGTEIGFEFEHLRRIIDGVKHNERLGVCLDTCHIFSAGYDIVNNLESVLEEFDRIIGLDRLKAIHLNDSLMPFGDNKDRHAPIGEGKIGLDAIVNILTHPKLKDLPFFLETPFDEEGHKREIKMIRDILTNK, from the coding sequence ATGCTTGTAATAGGACCACATATTTCAATATCTAAAGGATTTGCTAAAGCAGCACAAATAGCTGTAGATATGAATGCAAATACATTTCAATTTTTTACTAGAAATCCAAGAGGAGGCAATGCGAAAGCTTTTGATGAAAAAGATATAGCTAAATTCCAAAAAATAAGAGAGGAAAATGGATTTGGACCTCTTTTAGCGCACGCACCATATACTATGAATTTAGGAGGTGCAAAAGACGATGTATATGAATTTGCAAGAAAAGTAATAAAAGAAGATATAGAAAGGATGAATTCTCTAGGAATAGAATATATGTGTTTTCATCCAGGTAGCCATGTGGGCGGAGGAATAGATTTTGGTATAGAAAGAATTATAAATGGCCTTAATGAAGGTATAAAAGGTGATGAAAATTTAACTATACTTTTAGAGACTATGTCGGGAAAGGGTACTGAAATAGGGTTTGAATTTGAACATTTAAGAAGAATAATTGACGGCGTTAAGCATAATGAAAGATTAGGAGTATGCTTAGACACGTGTCATATATTTTCAGCTGGATACGATATAGTAAATAACTTAGAATCTGTTTTAGAAGAATTTGATAGAATTATAGGACTAGATAGACTAAAAGCAATACATCTAAATGATAGTTTGATGCCATTTGGAGATAACAAAGATAGACATGCCCCAATTGGAGAAGGAAAAATAGGATTAGATGCTATAGTAAATATACTTACACATCCCAAGTTAAAAGATTTACCATTCTTTTTAGAAACTCCTTTTGATGAAGAAGGGCATAAAAGAGAGATAAAAATGATTAGAGATATACTGACTAATAAATAA
- a CDS encoding ArsR/SmtB family transcription factor, with translation MKELLVLRDLESIKAIAHPRRIDILKAFEKEPLSAKQLSQMLDEPHAKINYHIKTLYKVGILELVEEKIKSGIVEKYYYPTAKNIMVGKKVIDFSLDNLWDEEQKDICISKFENMSELFYRAAEEELLQPYNVIEYDDVSFTESEIKEINEAMKLKIEEILGRKAEVESASGYNIALVSIPILEKEEYNL, from the coding sequence ATGAAAGAGTTACTTGTGCTAAGAGATTTAGAGAGTATAAAGGCTATTGCACATCCTCGAAGAATCGATATTCTCAAAGCATTTGAAAAAGAGCCATTATCAGCTAAGCAATTGTCACAAATGTTAGATGAGCCTCATGCGAAAATTAACTATCACATAAAAACTCTATATAAAGTGGGTATATTAGAACTAGTAGAGGAAAAAATTAAGTCTGGTATCGTTGAAAAATATTATTATCCAACTGCAAAAAATATAATGGTAGGAAAGAAAGTAATTGATTTTTCATTAGATAATTTATGGGATGAGGAACAAAAAGATATATGTATATCAAAGTTTGAAAATATGAGTGAGCTTTTTTATAGAGCTGCTGAAGAAGAGTTACTTCAACCTTATAATGTGATAGAGTATGATGATGTATCTTTTACGGAGAGTGAAATTAAAGAGATTAATGAAGCAATGAAGTTAAAAATAGAAGAAATATTAGGGAGAAAAGCCGAAGTAGAATCAGCTTCTGGATATAATATAGCTTTAGTAAGTATACCTATATTAGAAAAAGAAGAGTATAATTTATAA
- the glsA gene encoding glutaminase A, which translates to MEKLLKDIIKLNKKYTNYGQVASYIPELKNANAEDLGICIIDKDNNMYSAGDYKKKFTIQSVSKTIVLAMALMDNDWAYVFSKVGMEPSGDPFNSIMKLETDDTTKPCNPMINAGAIVTTSLIKGSSLKDKEERMLNFFRKIAKNDNIKINQAVYESEKLTGDRNRAMAYLLKNDGVIDGNVEEILDLYFKQCSIEVDAEDLARIGLIFANYGLDIETGEQIISKNVSRMVKTFMVTCGMYDASGEFAIKVGIPAKSGVGGGIMASVPGKMGIGLYGPALDKKGNSIAGIKILEDLSKKLELSIF; encoded by the coding sequence ATGGAAAAATTATTAAAAGACATAATAAAATTAAATAAAAAATACACTAATTATGGCCAAGTTGCAAGCTATATACCAGAATTAAAAAATGCAAATGCTGAGGATTTAGGAATTTGCATTATAGATAAAGATAACAATATGTACAGTGCAGGTGATTACAAGAAAAAGTTTACTATACAAAGTGTTTCAAAAACTATAGTACTAGCTATGGCCTTAATGGATAATGATTGGGCGTATGTATTTTCTAAAGTAGGAATGGAGCCAAGTGGAGACCCATTTAACTCAATTATGAAATTAGAAACGGATGATACTACAAAGCCATGCAATCCCATGATAAATGCAGGAGCAATAGTTACAACTTCTTTAATAAAAGGTAGCTCATTAAAAGATAAAGAAGAAAGAATGTTAAATTTCTTTAGAAAAATTGCTAAAAATGATAACATAAAAATAAACCAAGCTGTATATGAATCGGAAAAATTAACAGGTGATAGAAATAGAGCTATGGCTTATTTATTAAAAAATGATGGAGTAATAGATGGAAATGTGGAAGAAATACTAGATTTATATTTTAAACAATGTTCTATAGAAGTTGATGCAGAGGATTTAGCAAGGATAGGTCTTATATTTGCTAATTATGGATTAGACATAGAAACTGGAGAACAAATAATAAGTAAAAATGTATCTAGAATGGTTAAAACCTTTATGGTGACTTGTGGAATGTATGATGCATCAGGTGAATTTGCAATAAAAGTTGGGATTCCTGCAAAATCTGGTGTAGGAGGAGGAATAATGGCATCTGTTCCTGGAAAAATGGGGATAGGACTATATGGACCAGCCCTTGATAAAAAGGGAAATAGTATAGCTGGAATAAAAATTTTAGAAGATTTATCTAAAAAGCTGGAATTGAGCATATTTTAA
- a CDS encoding nucleoside kinase, giving the protein MNSINLKINGKIQTYSINNEYKGVKLEDIAKANEEDFKGIITLGIINNKLKELSTIIKENCSIKFLDTTDIDGKRVYYRVLNYIFIMACEELFENTKVTVEHSLSNGLYCEVHINRNLNENDINKIKEKMNDIIKNNYEIEKISTTKDEAISIFKQNNMIEKAELLKYKEYDDVKIYKCNGYIDHFYGYMLPSTGYIKTFDLKLYKSGVILFGPSKENKDIPREFKPQPKLSNIYSESEEWSKLIGVDKVLTLNKIIENKEYGDVIRTVESLHEKKLSQIADDIKEQKKRIVLIAAPSSSGKTSFAHRLCIHLRVNHLNPVSISLDDYFVDREHTPRDEFGNYDFESIYAINLEQFNRDLKDLLDGKEISLPKFDFKLGKQVDSNKKLKINSDQPIILEGIHGLNPMLTSSISDDEKFKIYLSALTQINLDDHNRIPTTDLRLIRRIVRDYKFRGYSAETTIMNWNSVRRGEEKNIFPFQEEANVIFNSACLYELAVLKKYARPLLEEIKENSVAYIEANRILKFLQYFVELDDVSDIPSISILREFIGGSKIVD; this is encoded by the coding sequence ATGAATAGTATTAATTTAAAAATAAATGGAAAAATACAAACATATAGCATAAATAATGAATACAAAGGTGTTAAATTAGAAGATATAGCGAAAGCTAATGAAGAGGATTTTAAAGGGATTATTACACTTGGAATTATTAATAATAAATTAAAGGAACTAAGCACTATAATTAAAGAAAATTGTAGTATTAAGTTTCTAGATACTACAGATATAGATGGCAAGAGAGTTTACTATAGAGTATTAAACTATATATTTATAATGGCTTGTGAAGAGTTATTTGAAAATACAAAAGTTACAGTTGAGCACTCTTTATCAAATGGATTATACTGCGAAGTTCATATTAATAGAAATTTAAATGAAAATGATATAAATAAGATTAAAGAAAAAATGAATGATATAATCAAAAATAATTACGAAATAGAAAAAATAAGTACAACGAAAGATGAAGCTATTTCTATTTTTAAACAAAATAATATGATCGAAAAAGCTGAACTTTTAAAATATAAGGAGTATGATGATGTAAAGATATACAAGTGTAATGGATATATTGATCATTTTTATGGATATATGTTACCATCGACTGGCTATATAAAGACATTTGATTTAAAATTATATAAAAGTGGAGTAATACTTTTTGGACCTAGTAAAGAAAATAAGGATATTCCTAGGGAATTTAAGCCACAACCAAAGTTATCAAATATATATAGTGAATCAGAAGAATGGTCTAAACTAATAGGTGTAGATAAAGTATTAACTTTAAATAAGATAATAGAAAACAAAGAGTATGGAGATGTAATAAGAACTGTTGAATCATTACATGAGAAAAAACTTTCACAAATAGCAGATGATATAAAGGAACAGAAAAAGAGAATTGTTTTAATAGCAGCCCCATCTTCTTCTGGTAAAACAAGTTTTGCGCACAGATTATGTATTCATCTTAGAGTAAATCATTTAAATCCTGTGTCTATATCTTTAGATGATTATTTTGTAGATAGAGAACATACTCCACGAGATGAATTTGGTAATTATGACTTTGAATCTATATATGCAATAAACCTAGAGCAATTTAACAGAGATTTAAAGGATTTATTGGATGGAAAAGAAATATCTTTGCCTAAATTTGATTTTAAACTAGGAAAGCAAGTAGATAGTAATAAAAAGTTAAAAATAAATAGTGATCAGCCGATAATCTTAGAAGGTATACACGGATTAAATCCGATGTTAACATCTTCAATTTCTGATGATGAAAAGTTTAAAATATATTTAAGTGCTCTTACTCAGATTAATTTAGATGATCATAATAGAATACCAACAACAGATTTAAGACTGATTAGAAGGATAGTTAGAGATTATAAATTTAGAGGATATAGCGCTGAAACAACTATAATGAATTGGAATTCAGTAAGAAGGGGAGAAGAAAAAAATATATTCCCATTCCAAGAAGAAGCAAATGTTATATTTAACTCAGCATGCTTATATGAACTTGCAGTATTAAAAAAATATGCAAGGCCATTATTAGAAGAAATAAAAGAAAATAGTGTAGCATATATAGAAGCAAATAGGATATTGAAATTTTTGCAATATTTTGTTGAACTAGATGATGTATCGGATATACCGTCAATATCAATATTAAGAGAATTTATAGGTGGAAGTAAAATTGTAGATTAA
- a CDS encoding sugar phosphate isomerase/epimerase family protein, giving the protein MKIGISALLYNLKEALEICKEENIAHIEIGIDNLEECNELLTYKDDFNKLDLSIGIHLPMELNACENINYIRKSWVDFVNRINQQLNTLDIKYINMHLGYAMTNRLNNNRKKYLDNALKFFNNDNLDKDIIITIENTYSNDGDFSNIGNKLKDFEYIFKSAKKDNLYFCYDTGHYLINKDRYLQSLREKIKVVHLSDNDGIKDTHIGIGKGILEKDHIKSVIEIDPEYLILEINYIDIKDTLIILRNL; this is encoded by the coding sequence ATGAAGATTGGTATTTCAGCACTTTTATATAATTTAAAAGAAGCATTAGAAATTTGTAAAGAAGAAAATATAGCTCATATAGAAATTGGTATAGATAACTTAGAAGAATGTAATGAGCTTTTAACATATAAGGATGATTTTAATAAACTAGATTTATCTATAGGAATTCATCTTCCTATGGAGCTAAATGCTTGTGAAAATATAAATTACATTAGGAAATCATGGGTTGATTTTGTAAATAGAATTAATCAACAGCTAAATACATTAGATATAAAGTATATAAATATGCATTTAGGATATGCAATGACTAATAGGTTAAATAATAATAGAAAAAAATACTTAGATAATGCATTAAAATTTTTTAATAATGATAACTTAGATAAAGATATAATTATTACTATAGAAAATACTTATTCAAATGATGGTGATTTTTCAAATATAGGTAATAAATTAAAAGATTTCGAATATATATTTAAGAGTGCTAAAAAAGATAACTTATATTTTTGTTATGATACAGGACATTACCTAATAAATAAGGATAGATATTTACAAAGTTTAAGAGAAAAAATAAAGGTAGTACACTTAAGTGATAATGATGGAATTAAAGATACTCATATTGGTATTGGAAAAGGAATATTAGAAAAAGATCATATAAAATCAGTTATTGAAATTGATCCAGAATACTTAATATTAGAAATAAACTATATTGATATTAAAGATACATTAATAATTTTAAGAAACTTATAA
- the lepB gene encoding signal peptidase I → MSDKLKKEIIDWIKTIAISLVLAFLIVQVIKPTIVSGESMYPTLNDRDYLILNRLSYKFGEVERGDIIVFKTNLKQDNGKEKDLIKRVIAIPGDHLVIENSKVYINDELIDEPYIHNAYTSGDIDIVIPENKIFAMGDNRENSKDSRSEDVGLVDENDILGEVMVRLLPISNIGTVK, encoded by the coding sequence ATGAGTGACAAATTAAAAAAAGAAATAATTGACTGGATAAAGACAATAGCAATTTCTTTAGTATTAGCATTTTTAATAGTTCAAGTTATAAAACCTACTATTGTAAGTGGAGAATCTATGTATCCAACGTTAAATGATAGGGATTATTTAATACTAAATAGACTATCTTATAAGTTTGGAGAGGTAGAAAGAGGAGATATAATAGTATTTAAAACAAACTTGAAACAAGACAATGGAAAAGAAAAGGATTTGATTAAGAGAGTAATCGCAATACCAGGTGATCATTTAGTAATAGAAAATTCTAAGGTTTATATAAATGATGAATTAATAGATGAGCCATATATACATAATGCATATACATCTGGTGATATAGACATAGTAATTCCAGAAAATAAAATATTTGCTATGGGTGATAATAGGGAAAATAGTAAAGATTCTAGATCAGAAGATGTAGGATTAGTAGATGAAAATGATATTTTAGGAGAAGTTATGGTAAGATTATTACCTATAAGTAATATAGGAACCGTAAAATAG
- the lepB gene encoding signal peptidase I — MVKKIKNVVFEWVKIILTALVIAFIITQFIRPTLVRGESMYPTLEENDYLIVNKICYKIKDLKKGDIIVFKTNLLQEDGTNKDLVKRVIATEGDHLIIKDYKVYVNDKLIDEPYIHGQYTSGDIDIIIPESKIFVMGDNREKSLDSRYAEVGLVEENDVMGKVTLRLYPLERIGMVD; from the coding sequence GTGGTGAAAAAAATAAAAAATGTAGTGTTCGAATGGGTTAAAATAATCTTAACAGCACTTGTAATAGCATTTATTATAACTCAGTTTATAAGACCAACTTTAGTAAGAGGAGAGTCTATGTACCCTACACTAGAAGAAAATGACTATTTAATTGTAAATAAAATTTGTTATAAAATAAAAGATTTGAAAAAAGGCGATATAATAGTATTTAAAACAAATTTACTTCAAGAAGATGGAACTAATAAAGATTTAGTAAAAAGGGTAATAGCAACTGAAGGTGATCACCTAATAATAAAAGACTACAAGGTTTATGTAAATGATAAGTTAATTGATGAACCATATATTCATGGACAATATACAAGTGGGGATATAGACATAATAATCCCAGAGAGTAAAATATTTGTAATGGGAGATAATAGGGAGAAAAGTTTAGATAGTAGATATGCTGAAGTGGGCCTTGTAGAAGAAAATGATGTTATGGGAAAGGTTACACTTAGATTATACCCATTAGAGAGAATAGGAATGGTAGACTAA
- a CDS encoding RsmF rRNA methyltransferase first C-terminal domain-containing protein has product MTNLPKEFLDEMKIILGDEYNEFIKSYDDPKTTGLRVNTLKMTKDKLLSLNLYSLQEIPWTNEGFYYDESIYRPGKNPLHEAGAYYLQEPSAMSVVPKLDVQEGEKILDMCAAPGGKSTYILSKLNNTGLLVSNEINPIRIKALGENLERFGAKNCIITNTDSRSLRKVFEGYFDKIVIDAPCSGQGMFRKDEVAISDWSYAKVLECQSIQREIIRDGYHMLKEGGILVYSTCTFAKEENEIIIEEFLDEYTDAKLIEMERLWPHKVKGEGHFVAKIQKLEEDRCSTKDLKIKKLDKEVKDYRDFEKKFLNIKLDNRFELRGENLYLLPDELPDIKKLKVLRYGLHLGMLKKNRFEPSHALSHYLKIDDVKYIENFNINEKEVLDYLRGNTINTGQSRGWVLVCVEGIALGWGKESNGVLKNHYPKGLRINY; this is encoded by the coding sequence GTGACTAATCTACCAAAGGAATTTTTAGACGAAATGAAAATAATTTTAGGAGATGAATATAACGAATTTATAAAAAGTTATGATGATCCTAAAACTACAGGATTAAGAGTCAATACTTTAAAAATGACTAAGGATAAGTTATTAAGTTTAAATTTATATAGTTTACAAGAAATACCATGGACTAATGAAGGTTTTTACTACGATGAAAGTATATATAGGCCTGGAAAAAATCCACTGCATGAAGCTGGAGCGTATTATTTGCAAGAGCCTTCAGCTATGAGTGTTGTACCAAAGCTAGATGTACAAGAAGGAGAAAAAATTCTAGATATGTGTGCAGCACCTGGTGGAAAATCTACATATATATTATCTAAATTAAATAATACTGGATTACTTGTATCAAATGAAATAAACCCTATTAGAATAAAAGCACTAGGCGAAAATTTAGAGAGATTTGGTGCTAAAAACTGTATTATAACAAATACGGATTCCAGAAGTCTAAGAAAAGTTTTTGAAGGATACTTCGATAAAATAGTTATAGATGCTCCATGTTCTGGACAAGGAATGTTTAGAAAAGATGAGGTAGCTATATCTGACTGGAGTTATGCAAAGGTGTTAGAGTGTCAATCTATACAAAGAGAAATAATAAGAGATGGATACCACATGCTAAAAGAAGGCGGAATTTTAGTTTATTCAACATGTACATTTGCAAAAGAAGAAAATGAAATTATAATAGAGGAATTTTTAGACGAATATACAGATGCAAAACTTATAGAAATGGAAAGGTTATGGCCTCATAAAGTAAAAGGGGAAGGTCATTTTGTAGCAAAAATACAAAAACTAGAAGAAGATAGATGCTCAACTAAAGACCTAAAAATAAAAAAATTAGATAAAGAAGTAAAAGATTATAGAGACTTTGAGAAAAAATTCTTAAATATTAAATTAGACAATAGATTTGAGTTAAGAGGCGAAAATTTATATTTATTACCAGACGAATTACCTGATATAAAAAAGCTTAAAGTGTTAAGATATGGGTTACATTTAGGAATGTTAAAGAAAAATAGGTTTGAGCCTTCTCATGCACTATCTCATTATTTAAAAATAGATGATGTAAAGTATATAGAAAACTTTAATATTAATGAAAAAGAAGTTTTAGATTATTTAAGAGGTAATACTATAAATACTGGACAAAGCAGAGGATGGGTTTTAGTTTGTGTAGAAGGTATTGCCCTTGGTTGGGGAAAAGAATCTAATGGAGTATTAAAAAATCATTATCCTAAAGGATTAAGAATAAATTATTAA
- a CDS encoding PrsW family intramembrane metalloprotease: protein MKIKFFILAIAPIVACLFWIYLKDKYEKEPIPILIKYFILGIISSLLALVIENLLIKVSIFEGMSLILYTSFIVAGFTEESLKAMILIPNLLKEKQYNEKLDGIIYSVFLSLGFAAIENIIYIFYESEELILQVSLSRAVIAIPAHIMFAITMGYYISKYKFEEQKFKKQRYIIMAVIIPILLHGIFDFILMIKYRWSIIIFIVYIIFLWKINLDKLDKYTNISKIRFLRYIKIRQRKRKTRKKDDRRD from the coding sequence ATGAAGATAAAATTTTTTATACTGGCAATAGCACCGATAGTAGCTTGTTTATTTTGGATATATTTAAAAGATAAATATGAAAAAGAGCCTATACCTATATTAATTAAGTATTTTATATTGGGAATTATATCGAGCTTACTAGCCTTAGTTATAGAAAACTTATTAATAAAGGTAAGTATATTTGAAGGAATGAGCTTAATACTATATACATCATTTATTGTAGCTGGTTTTACAGAAGAATCGCTAAAGGCAATGATATTAATACCTAACCTATTAAAAGAAAAGCAATATAATGAAAAGCTAGATGGTATTATATATTCAGTATTTTTATCACTAGGTTTTGCAGCTATAGAAAATATAATTTATATATTTTATGAAAGCGAAGAGTTAATTTTACAGGTTAGCTTAAGTAGAGCAGTAATAGCTATTCCTGCACACATAATGTTTGCTATAACTATGGGATACTATATAAGCAAGTATAAGTTTGAAGAACAAAAGTTTAAGAAACAACGATATATTATTATGGCTGTTATAATACCTATTTTACTTCATGGTATTTTTGATTTTATATTGATGATAAAATACAGATGGTCTATTATAATATTTATAGTTTATATTATATTCTTATGGAAAATTAATTTAGATAAACTAGATAAGTATACAAATATTTCAAAAATAAGATTTTTAAGGTATATAAAAATTAGACAGAGAAAAAGAAAGACAAGAAAGAAGGACGATAGACGTGACTAA